A segment of the Commensalibacter oyaizuii genome:
TGCAAACCCAACTGGACCCTCGATTTACATTTGACAATTTTATTGTTGGGAAACCCAATGAATTTGCCTATGCCTGTTCCAGGCGGGTGGCCGAACGCCCTTCCAGCCCTGGATTTAATCCGTTGTTTCTTTATGGTGGGGTAGGGCTTGGAAAGACACACTTAATGCACGCCATCGGCTTTGAACTAGCCAAAGCTGGAAATATTTCTGTTTCCTATATGTCTGCAGAAAAATTCATGTATCGTTTTATTGCTTCTATTCGCTCTCAATCTACCATTGAGTTCAAGGAAGAGTTAAGGTCTGTTGATGTATTAATGATTGATGATTTGCAGTTTTTAATTGGCAAAGACAATACACAAGAAGAATTTTTCCACACATTCAATGCTTTGATTGATGCAGGTCGACAGATTATTGTTTCAGCTGATAAATCCCCCTCTGACCTTTCAGGATTGGAAGACCGTCTACGAACTCGTTTGGGATGTGGAATGGTGGCGGATATTCACGCTACCACATATGAATTGCGTATATCAATTTTGGAAGCAAAAGCAGCCTCGGCAAAAGTTGTTATTTCGCCTAAAGTTATGGAATTTTTAGCCCATAAAATCACAACCAACGTTCGAGAATTAGAAGGAGCTTTAAATCGATTGATTGCTCATGCTAATTTATTTGGTCGTCCCATTACCCTAGAGGCAACCCAAGAAGTTTTACATGATATTTTAAAATCCCACGAACGTCGGGTAACGATCGAAGAAATTCAACGAAAAGTATCAGAACATTGCAATATTCGTCAAACGGATATGACCTCTGCACGTCGAGCACGCGCTGTGGCTAGACCTCGTCAAATTGCAATGTATTTAGCAAAACAACTTACTAGCCGTTCCTTACCCGAAATTGGTAGAAAATTCGGAAACAGAGATCATACAACCGTCATGCACGCCATCAGCCGTGTTTCAGAGTTAATGGAAAAAGACAGTTCTTTTGCAGAAGATGTCGAATTATTGCGCAAAATGTTAGAAAATTAGTTAGTTTTTTATAGAAATTAATGACAAATTCTGATATTTAATGAAGATTCATAGCATAATTTTACATGTATATTTTACAGAATAGGTCATAGTTAATGAAGCTGAAGGTTGATCGTACTATTTTACTTAAAGCCCTGGCACATATTCAAAGTGTTGCAGAGAAGCGAAACACTATTCCCATCCTTGCCAATGTTTTAATTGAAGTACAAGATGGTTTGATGACATTGACAGCAACAGATATGGAAATTGCTATCATCGAGACCATACCAGCTGAATCCTTAGAAAACGGCTCTGTAACTGCACCTGCTTCTGTTTTATATGAGATTGTTCGAAAGTTACCTGATACAGCCCTCGTCGAGTTGAGCCATAATAATGATGACATGCCATTATCGTTACGAGCAGGCAAATATGCAACCAGCCTCAATGTTTTAAGTGTAAATGATTTTCCATCTATGACCTCTGGTGATTTTCCTCACCATTTTAATATTCCAACGGAAACCTTAAAAAAGCTGATAGAACAAACACGCTTTGCTATTTCAACAGAGGAAACACGTTATTACCTAAATGGAATTTACCTTCATATTATGGATAATAGCGACGGGG
Coding sequences within it:
- the dnaA gene encoding chromosomal replication initiator protein DnaA, coding for MSEFTEESKEFHLSLQDADSTTLKSILEIHWDRICNRLKAEVGEVEYRTWLQQITLGGIEEDELTLYLPTRFLRDWVRSQYNSKLNQLWNTELPQIRRVELALTPTSDTPANTSPVQEEIPSQASKTNDFNPIKKTQKQAPPTVIEEPEIKEADEGKIPLQTQLDPRFTFDNFIVGKPNEFAYACSRRVAERPSSPGFNPLFLYGGVGLGKTHLMHAIGFELAKAGNISVSYMSAEKFMYRFIASIRSQSTIEFKEELRSVDVLMIDDLQFLIGKDNTQEEFFHTFNALIDAGRQIIVSADKSPSDLSGLEDRLRTRLGCGMVADIHATTYELRISILEAKAASAKVVISPKVMEFLAHKITTNVRELEGALNRLIAHANLFGRPITLEATQEVLHDILKSHERRVTIEEIQRKVSEHCNIRQTDMTSARRARAVARPRQIAMYLAKQLTSRSLPEIGRKFGNRDHTTVMHAISRVSELMEKDSSFAEDVELLRKMLEN